Part of the Nitratireductor thuwali genome, CCTCCGAAACGTCGCGAACGGCCGCCCAGGAACGGAGCTGCCAATCCATAAAACCGGCTGATTACCGGACCCGGTCGAGTGGGGAATTTTACTTCGGCACTTCTGGGGAAAATTGAGGCGGGTTTGACACTATATCCGCCGCCTTCTTGTAGTTGGTGCCCACGCGGTGCTGCGCTTCAGCCGCAAAGCGAGGGCGGCTCCAACAATGTGGCGACCGGATTGCTGGCCAAGAAGCCCTACACGGTCGTTGCCGTTGCCTTGGCCAACAAGATGGCACGAATAGTCTGGGCGCTGATGACGACCGGAAAGGAATTTGAAGCCCACGCTGGCTGACAGCGGCGGACTCGCATCCGAGATGGTGAGGTGCTGATGGTGTGATGACGAACGGTCGATCCGGGATCGGATTAATCCGTGGTGAGACATGTGCAAAAGCACGTCAAGCTGAGAGGAACCCGATCTGCGGACTTCATCAGGGCCAGCGGCATGAAGAGGCCGCACTCAAAGGCCGGATACATGCCTGCACCCGACCAGCCAGTCATCAACTTCAGAAAGCCCTTGCCACGCGGAGGCCGTCCATACATGTCTCACCAACCGGGTCCACCTCTCAGCCGCTACATCAGCAACAACGCCGATCTCATCCCGATTTACGCCGAACGGCACCGCTATGGTGAGGTGATTTGGACCGCGTTCGTCGAGTCTACCGTCAACCAGGTGATCGCCAAGCGTCTCGCCAAGAAACAGCAGATGCAATGGACGCCGCGCGGCGTTCATCTGCTCATGCAACTGCGAACCCGCGTCCTCGACGGCACGCTCGACAGCGACTTCAAGCGCTGGCGCGAGGAACGGCGACCAGCAAACCAAGCCTACCCAGCTTTCGGTCCGCCGGCTACTAACGCCCCACACAACTTGGTACTCCCGCCGATCGGCCCCTTGACCCAATTCCGACCATAGCTCCTGTAGCAGGCGAAGATTCAGTGTCAGGAACTGGGTATGAAGACCAACCGCCCGTCGTCATCGAAATTTGCCTGTAGTACCAACTCGGTTCGCAATTCACAACCGGCCTCCTGAAGAACCGTGGAAACTAGCCGCGGTCCTTCTTCCAGTTCGACCATGGCAACCACGTAAGGGGCCGGATGGGCCGGTGAATAGCTGATGCGATACTCCGTGAACGTATGCAGGCGCGCTCGCCCGCTCGCCTCGATCCATTCGAGGGCCGAAGCCGGATGCCGCTGGCAGAGCCTTTGCGTGTACGGCAGAATCTCGTGACAGTCCCGGCACCTCGCTAGGTGTAGTTCACGTTTCCCCTGGAAGGTCTGAAACGTCTCGACAAAGGAGGAATGGCGGCGACCGACTTTCATAGCACCTCGTGCGGGCTGGCCAGCATCGCCGCGTGATAGTCCAGTCGCCCCCCGGTCCCCGTAACGAGGATCAGGTTGTTGCGAGACGATTGAGCGTCGCCTCCCTGTCCGCGCGCCTGGATCACTGCCTCGGATACCGGTGTCATGCCTTGCAGATAAAAACCCGAAAGATGTCCGCCGCCTGTGTTCATCGGCAGACTGCCGCCGGGGGAGGTATGTCCCTCGGCAATGAAATGCGTCGCCGCTCCCGGTTCGCACAGCCCGTATTCTTCCAGAGCGATAACACCGACATAGGAAAACGCGTCATAGGCCTGCACCATCTCGATCCGTTCCGGGCCGATGCCGGAGGCGCGCCAGAGATTGCGCGCCGAAAGTCCGCCGGACTGCAGTTCGGGCTCGCGACCGGCAAGGTTTCCGCCGCCGGTATGACCCTGGGCAAATGCGTGAAGATAGACGGGCATCGTACGAAGTTCCTTCGCCCGTTCGCATGAGGTGATGATGACGGCGATCGCCCCGTTTACCGGATAGGCACAATCCAGCACCCGGAACGGTTTGGCCACGAACTTCGATTCGATAAAGTCTGACATTTCGATGGCATCGCGAAGCATGGCCCGAGGGGTGAGCTGGGCCCATCTTCGGCATGCGATCGCATAGTGTCCCAACGCGTGGTCCGCCAAGTTGTAGTGTTGAACATAGCGTTGAGCCGCCATAGCATAGGGTCCGGCGGCGCCATACATGCCGTAGCCGTCCTCCCAGTGGTCTAGGCCCGACAAGGGCATGACTCGGTTGTAGGACGCGCTTCCTTTCTCCTTGCCGGGGCGGAGGGGGACGTCCGCAAAGACGCAAGCCACAATGCTCGCCATCCCATAACGGATATGCAGGCTTGCATGCTGGATCGAGGCCACTACAGAGGCTCCTTCGACCTGCAGATTACCCAACAGGTTCAATTCGGTCAGCCCGAGATCCTCGCGCAACCTAAGCGGTACCGTGTTGAGCGGCGCGGAGGGGCTGGACGCCAGCATCAACCCATCGATATCAGCTAGATCCAGTTCGCAGTCCTGTGCGGCGGCAACCACGGCGTCGATGGCCAAGTCTCGGGGTGTCCCGATATCCGTCCTCGCCATTTCGCTGTAACCCAGCCCGGCAATGGCCGCAAACGGGCTAGGGCGAAAGCCCCTCATGACTCCACAGTTCTGCCCTGCCACCACGGCAGGGCCCTAGTCTGTTCGCGCACAAACTGGCGAATTGCCCGTTTGTCCACTTTCTCCGTGGACGTGCGGGGAAAGCTGTCGAGTCGCAGTACGTGCTTGGGCAGTTCCATCCGGCTGAGATGAATCTCGCCGAACGCCCTCAGGTCTTCCACGGTCGGCAGGGGCCGGCCGTTATGCGGTGCGACGACGGCAACCACAGCCTCTCCCCAATCCGGATGAGGAGCGCCCACTACGCAGATCTCGGCCACGTCGGGGTGCTGCTCGAGGACGGATTCCACGCTCGACGGATAGACGTTGACGGCGCCGGTGATGATCATGAAATTCTTGCGGTCGATAAGATACAGATATCCTGCCTCGTCGAAACGACCGATATCGTGAGTTCTCAGCCAGCCGTCGACAAGAACCTGCTTCGTCAGTTCGGGCAGGTTGCGATAGCCCAGCATCGTCGTTTCGCCGCGAACCCAAACTTCACCTATTTCACCGTTGGGCACTGGTTCAGTATCGCCATCGCGGATTGAGATTTCATACATTCCGCCCGGACGCCCGACGGATCGGAGCAAGTCCGGATTGTTTGCCAGAGCGTAGTCATGATCCTTCGGCGTCAGGTGGCTCAGCCAGCCGCCTTCGGTCAGCCCGTAGGTCTGCAGGAAACGGACATTAAGCGCATCCATGGCGCGTTTCAGAAGACTGACCGTGATCGGTGCCGAGCCATAGGCCAGGAGACGCAGTGATGACAACACCTCCTCGCGACCCTCGCAAGCGTCCAGAACCCGGCGGATCATTGTCGGGACCATGAGGGCGGCTGTGACCTTATGGCGGCTAACCTCGTCGATGAAACTGTCAACTTTGAAGGATCCGTCCATCATGACGGTGGTCATGCCGTTGACTAGCCCGATCATGCCGAGGACACAGGCCATCCACGACGAAGCAATCGCCGGATACCAGACATCGTCAGTCGTCAGGCCTCGCGAGACGGCTCCCTGATAAATCATCAGAGCGACACTTCGGTGACTGTGGATGACGCCTTTGGGGGCGCCCGAACTGCCGGATGTGTAGCTGATCACCAGGGGTTCCTCGGGAAGCAGATCCTGCGGCTCCAGCGGCACCGATCCGGCAATCAGCCGGTCATAATCCTCTTCAAGTCCGTGGCCTTCACCAAAGCCGATCAGCGTGCAGTCGTCGAGAAGCCCGCCAATCTCCAGCGCGTCCCGCAGAACGTCGACAAAACCCGCCTGAACAAGCACGACCTTTGCATCGCAATCCTCCAGAATATGGGCGATTTCCGCAGCGGCGTACCGCCAGTTGATCGACACTCGTACAAACCCCGCCTTCATGCAGGCGAAGTAGTGTTCGAAAACCTCCACTGAATCCTTTCCGAGGATGACGACGCTGTCACCTTTGGTGATACCGTGGGAGAACAAACCCGCGGCGAGACGACCGGAGCGGTCGTTCATCTCGGCCCAGGCGCGGGACACCGAACCGCAGTGATATGCCGTCTTGCCAGCGTAGTTCCGACTGATCCGCGCCAGCATTGTAGCGGGGAGTATCATTTCTTCTCCAGCTCTTAGATCAGGAAGGCGAGCGTCGGCAGGGGATCGCTGGCATTGGTCAGTTCCACCCGCTTGTAGAACATACCAAAAGAATCACCACGGCGCCGCAGCCTGTACTCGTAACGGCCGGCCCAGATCGTCATTTCCCGCGTTGCCTGGATGCGATACTCGAACAGCGCAAAATTGCATTCGATGCTGAATTCGTTCTCGCTCAATGCCTTGAACTCGAAATTCGACAACTGACGGCGCATGGGCGAGGCCGGCTGCTGAGCCAACCGCAAGCCAGTTTTCAATTGCGCAATTCTGTTCTTCAGACGGATCCGGTTGTCGGCAATGACCGACACTGTCGTGTCGGGATTCGGAGCTTCGGTGTCACCGGCCGGGACCCAATAGAACATGTCTGATTCCAATAAGCCGTCCCATTCATCGTAACGGGCTTCATCAGCGTATCTCGCCTCAAGACTGAGAAAGTCCACCAGACTTTGCCGATCGACCGAACTCACTTCCGTAGGGCTGTTACCTTCATTCCCGTTCATGCCTGCATCACCTCACGATAGTGTGACCAGAAACCCCGGTTGGTGGTTTCATCGCTGATATGTCCCCAAATGGTCCCGTCCTCGCGCTTTTCCTCGCGCTTGCGCCCGCGGCTGAGGTCCATCCAGCCGCCGCGCCCGCCGGTAGCGACCTGCTGACGCTCGGATATGATCGCGTCATCAGCCAAGAGGAAGGATGCCGGTCCCATCGCCGCCTGAGACTGGCGCAGGATGCGGGCGTTCAGTTTGTCGGAAACGCCGTCCAGCAACATCGGGGTATGCCACAGCACGCATTCGTCAACGCTGACCGGCTCAAAGATGGCGATATTCATTTCGCCTAGGAAAAGATTGGGAAACACCGTCGAATGCGGCGGTCCGTCGACAAGTTTTCTCATGGCTTCTTCCTCGCCATACGCCTCCTTCATGGATTCCACGTAGTCGGGAACCTTTTCCTTCGTGGTGCCCAGCCATTGAAGCGGTTCTTCGTATGAAGGCGCATGTTCGAGCGCGACATGCCCGTTACCCCAGTCAACGGTCTTGGACTTGCGTTCGTCCTCGCTCTCGGAAAGCATCTTGTATTGAGAATCCGGGGCAAAAACCCGCAGGAACGAAGCGTGGGTGAATGGTGCGTGATATCCGTCGGTGGAGTTTTCCGGAAGCATCTTCCAGTTGCAGCGGAAACGCTGCTTCAGCCACCCTGCCGAGAGCTTAATCTTGCCGGTCGGCGAAAGCGAAACGGACCGGTCGATCAGATCCTTGGCCTTGCCGAGATGGTCGTCCAAGGGGCCGGCATCGGGGTTGAAGGTAATGAACACGAAACCGCGATGTCCGGCCTGCATCGCCGGTTTCTGCAACCCCAGACAGGAAGAATCCTTGTGCGAACCGCCGGGAAGCGGCACACCGACGAGATCCCCCTCATGGCTGAAGGTCCAGCCGTGATACTCACACGAGAAGCTGCGGCTCGATCCGCTGTGCTGATGGCACAGCATGTTGCCGCGATGCGCGCACCTGTTGGAAACCACACTGATGTTTCCCTCGCGCGTGCGCACCATGATCACTGGCTCGCGGCCGATCATGCGCGTAATATAGTTGTTCGGTTTCGGAACCTCCGATTCATGTCCGACGAACACCCAGCCGTCGTAGAACAATTTCTTCATCTCGGCATCGAACAGTTCCCGATCGGTATAAATTGTCGAGTGCACAGAATCGTCGCCGAAGCGGTTGCGGATATTCTTCCTTTCACCGTCCATAGCTCTTGTTCCTTTGCTGTCTAGTGTTAGAGGTCGTTCCTGATGACCTTGTGAATGCGGATCGTCACGCCTGTCCATTTTGGTAAAAATCCGCGACCAACTGATTGAATCGGGCTTCCTTGTCACGATGACTCCAGTGGCCGCATTGACCGAAAATGTGCAGCTCCGAGCCCGGAATGAGCGACGAGATGTGCA contains:
- a CDS encoding class I adenylate-forming enzyme family protein, which gives rise to MILPATMLARISRNYAGKTAYHCGSVSRAWAEMNDRSGRLAAGLFSHGITKGDSVVILGKDSVEVFEHYFACMKAGFVRVSINWRYAAAEIAHILEDCDAKVVLVQAGFVDVLRDALEIGGLLDDCTLIGFGEGHGLEEDYDRLIAGSVPLEPQDLLPEEPLVISYTSGSSGAPKGVIHSHRSVALMIYQGAVSRGLTTDDVWYPAIASSWMACVLGMIGLVNGMTTVMMDGSFKVDSFIDEVSRHKVTAALMVPTMIRRVLDACEGREEVLSSLRLLAYGSAPITVSLLKRAMDALNVRFLQTYGLTEGGWLSHLTPKDHDYALANNPDLLRSVGRPGGMYEISIRDGDTEPVPNGEIGEVWVRGETTMLGYRNLPELTKQVLVDGWLRTHDIGRFDEAGYLYLIDRKNFMIITGAVNVYPSSVESVLEQHPDVAEICVVGAPHPDWGEAVVAVVAPHNGRPLPTVEDLRAFGEIHLSRMELPKHVLRLDSFPRTSTEKVDKRAIRQFVREQTRALPWWQGRTVES
- a CDS encoding thiolase family protein is translated as MAIDAVVAAAQDCELDLADIDGLMLASSPSAPLNTVPLRLREDLGLTELNLLGNLQVEGASVVASIQHASLHIRYGMASIVACVFADVPLRPGKEKGSASYNRVMPLSGLDHWEDGYGMYGAAGPYAMAAQRYVQHYNLADHALGHYAIACRRWAQLTPRAMLRDAIEMSDFIESKFVAKPFRVLDCAYPVNGAIAVIITSCERAKELRTMPVYLHAFAQGHTGGGNLAGREPELQSGGLSARNLWRASGIGPERIEMVQAYDAFSYVGVIALEEYGLCEPGAATHFIAEGHTSPGGSLPMNTGGGHLSGFYLQGMTPVSEAVIQARGQGGDAQSSRNNLILVTGTGGRLDYHAAMLASPHEVL
- a CDS encoding Zn-ribbon domain-containing OB-fold protein, with protein sequence MKVGRRHSSFVETFQTFQGKRELHLARCRDCHEILPYTQRLCQRHPASALEWIEASGRARLHTFTEYRISYSPAHPAPYVVAMVELEEGPRLVSTVLQEAGCELRTELVLQANFDDDGRLVFIPSS
- a CDS encoding aromatic-ring-hydroxylating dioxygenase subunit beta, with the protein product MNGNEGNSPTEVSSVDRQSLVDFLSLEARYADEARYDEWDGLLESDMFYWVPAGDTEAPNPDTTVSVIADNRIRLKNRIAQLKTGLRLAQQPASPMRRQLSNFEFKALSENEFSIECNFALFEYRIQATREMTIWAGRYEYRLRRRGDSFGMFYKRVELTNASDPLPTLAFLI
- a CDS encoding aromatic ring-hydroxylating oxygenase subunit alpha, with the protein product MDGERKNIRNRFGDDSVHSTIYTDRELFDAEMKKLFYDGWVFVGHESEVPKPNNYITRMIGREPVIMVRTREGNISVVSNRCAHRGNMLCHQHSGSSRSFSCEYHGWTFSHEGDLVGVPLPGGSHKDSSCLGLQKPAMQAGHRGFVFITFNPDAGPLDDHLGKAKDLIDRSVSLSPTGKIKLSAGWLKQRFRCNWKMLPENSTDGYHAPFTHASFLRVFAPDSQYKMLSESEDERKSKTVDWGNGHVALEHAPSYEEPLQWLGTTKEKVPDYVESMKEAYGEEEAMRKLVDGPPHSTVFPNLFLGEMNIAIFEPVSVDECVLWHTPMLLDGVSDKLNARILRQSQAAMGPASFLLADDAIISERQQVATGGRGGWMDLSRGRKREEKREDGTIWGHISDETTNRGFWSHYREVMQA